One window of the Lysobacter sp. S4-A87 genome contains the following:
- a CDS encoding SMP-30/gluconolactonase/LRE family protein produces MRHHVLQSALVATLLAAATACAPAVDPAATHAYPTVGRITVYDDALRAIVAPDARIERIAEGFTWSEGPLWMQDGHYLLFNDVPGNTMYRWSSRDGLAVFLKPSGYGGAELDGLREAGANGLDVEPAGTVLLADSGSRLIARLDPATKQKTTLAATYQGKRLNSPNDVIRHRNGSVYFTDPPYGLKGIDESPLKEQPVNGVYRLDRDGSVHLIEGGLRFPNGVALSPDEHTLYVANSDEKHPVWMAYRLDDRGDVLDRRVLADASDLVAAGASGAPDGLCLSSDGHLFASAPGGLLVMDANCKRLGLIETGSRVSNCAFGDDGHTLYLTSHSFVARVRVAVTGLGFQRPTGNRD; encoded by the coding sequence ATGCGTCACCACGTGCTCCAAAGCGCGCTTGTCGCCACACTGCTGGCGGCGGCAACCGCGTGCGCACCCGCGGTCGACCCGGCCGCCACGCACGCATACCCGACCGTTGGGCGGATCACCGTGTACGACGACGCCCTGCGCGCGATCGTCGCGCCTGACGCGCGCATCGAGCGGATCGCCGAAGGCTTCACCTGGTCCGAAGGGCCGCTGTGGATGCAGGACGGCCACTACCTGCTGTTCAACGACGTGCCCGGCAACACGATGTACCGCTGGTCATCGCGCGACGGCCTGGCGGTGTTCCTCAAGCCATCGGGTTACGGCGGCGCGGAACTGGACGGGCTGCGCGAGGCCGGGGCGAATGGGCTGGATGTCGAACCGGCCGGTACGGTGCTGCTCGCCGATTCCGGTTCGCGCCTGATCGCGCGTCTGGACCCGGCGACGAAGCAGAAGACCACGCTTGCCGCGACCTACCAGGGCAAGCGCCTCAACAGTCCCAACGATGTCATCCGCCACCGCAATGGATCGGTGTACTTCACCGATCCGCCGTACGGCCTCAAGGGCATCGACGAATCACCGCTGAAGGAGCAGCCGGTCAACGGCGTCTACCGTCTGGACCGCGACGGCTCGGTGCACCTGATTGAAGGCGGCCTGCGCTTCCCCAACGGGGTCGCACTCTCGCCCGACGAACACACGCTCTACGTGGCCAACTCGGACGAGAAGCATCCGGTGTGGATGGCGTACCGGCTGGACGATCGCGGCGACGTGCTCGACCGGCGCGTGCTTGCCGACGCGTCGGACCTGGTTGCCGCCGGTGCCAGCGGCGCGCCGGACGGGCTATGCCTGTCCAGCGACGGACACCTGTTCGCCTCCGCGCCGGGCGGCCTGCTGGTGATGGATGCCAACTGCAAGCGACTGGGCCTGATCGAGACCGGCTCGCGCGTGTCGAACTGCGCTTTCGGCGACGACGGCCACACGCTGTACCTGACCTCGCACAGCTTCGTGGCGCGCGTGCGCGTGGCGGTCACCGGCCTGGGGTTCCAACGCCCGACCGGTAACCGCGACTGA
- a CDS encoding endo-1,4-beta-xylanase produces MPLALNAQGAPLAAGQTKFLGSVHSPTQIPGFTGYWNKVTPENAGKWGSVEAVRDKMDWSGLDAAYQFARSHGFPFQMHVMVWGNQQPEWMEKLPVAEQREEIEEWFAAVAQRYPELDYVEVVNEPLNDPPNKDDEGGGNYINALGGSGASGWDWIIESYRLARRNFPRAKLLINDYNITNKDENTRRYLEIIELLRKDSLVDGIGVQGHAFATKPDTPMSVHRANLDRLAATGLPIYVTELDIDGATDAQQLKDYQRIFPVFWEHPGVKGITLWGYRPGMWRTKEKAYLVRKDGSERPALAWLRGYVRSVTGPAADTAATTR; encoded by the coding sequence ATGCCGCTGGCGCTGAACGCGCAGGGCGCACCGCTCGCCGCCGGCCAGACGAAGTTCCTGGGCAGCGTCCACAGCCCGACCCAGATTCCCGGTTTCACCGGCTACTGGAACAAGGTCACGCCGGAGAACGCGGGCAAGTGGGGCTCGGTCGAAGCGGTGCGCGACAAGATGGACTGGTCCGGGCTGGACGCGGCCTACCAGTTCGCCAGGAGCCACGGCTTCCCCTTCCAGATGCACGTGATGGTCTGGGGCAACCAGCAGCCGGAGTGGATGGAGAAGCTGCCGGTGGCGGAGCAGCGTGAGGAGATCGAGGAATGGTTCGCCGCGGTGGCCCAGCGCTACCCGGAGCTGGACTACGTCGAGGTCGTCAACGAGCCGCTCAACGACCCGCCGAACAAAGACGACGAAGGCGGCGGCAACTACATCAATGCGCTCGGCGGCAGCGGCGCCAGCGGCTGGGACTGGATCATCGAGTCGTATCGCCTCGCCCGCCGCAATTTCCCGCGCGCCAAACTGCTGATCAACGACTACAACATCACAAACAAGGACGAGAACACCCGGCGCTACCTCGAGATCATCGAGCTGCTGCGCAAAGACAGCCTGGTCGATGGCATCGGCGTGCAGGGCCACGCGTTCGCCACCAAGCCCGACACACCGATGTCGGTGCACCGTGCCAACCTCGACCGGCTCGCCGCAACCGGCCTGCCGATCTACGTGACCGAGCTCGACATCGACGGTGCCACCGACGCGCAGCAGCTCAAGGATTACCAGCGGATCTTCCCGGTGTTCTGGGAGCATCCGGGGGTCAAGGGCATCACCCTGTGGGGCTATCGCCCGGGCATGTGGCGCACGAAAGAGAAGGCCTACCTGGTGCGCAAGGACGGCAGCGAGCGGCCGGCGCTGGCATGGCTGCGTGGTTACGTGCGCAGCGTGACCGGGCCGGCGGCGGACACCGCTGCCACCACCAGGTGA
- a CDS encoding MFS transporter, which yields MSQATTTAGTEAPGTKVGMYRWRICAMLLLATTINYIDRQVLGVLAPFLQTEIGWNEIEYGYIVTAFQAAYAIGLLCAGAIIDRLGTRIGYAIAISIWSLAAMSHSLAASVIGFAAARFVLGFGEAGNFPAAIKTVAEWFPRKERALATGIFNSGSNIGAIVAPMMVPVVAATWGWQAAFLVTGALSAAWLVAWLLIYRTPEDQPRLSAGELAYIRSDPAEPAVRVPWSRILRHRQAWAFVAAKFITDPIWWFFLFWLPKFLHAEYGLTLLGLGLPLIVIFVMADVGSIFGGWLAGRFIRMGWSVNRARKTAMGLCGLAVVPIVFAAQANNLWLAVGLIGLATAGHQGWSANVFTLTSDMFPRRAVASVVGIGGFAGAVGGMMIATFTGFLLQTTGSYVPVFLMAGSAYLIALLVVHLLAPRLEPAQLDGAVA from the coding sequence ATGAGCCAAGCAACCACGACGGCCGGCACCGAGGCGCCGGGAACGAAGGTCGGCATGTACCGCTGGCGCATCTGCGCGATGCTGCTGCTGGCAACCACCATCAACTACATCGACCGCCAGGTGCTCGGCGTGCTGGCGCCGTTCCTGCAGACCGAGATCGGCTGGAACGAGATCGAGTACGGCTACATCGTCACCGCCTTCCAGGCTGCCTACGCCATCGGTCTGCTCTGCGCCGGCGCGATCATCGACCGCCTCGGCACGCGCATCGGCTACGCCATCGCGATCAGCATCTGGAGCCTGGCGGCAATGAGCCATTCGCTCGCCGCCAGCGTGATTGGCTTCGCCGCCGCCCGCTTCGTGCTCGGATTCGGCGAGGCCGGAAACTTCCCGGCCGCGATCAAGACCGTGGCCGAATGGTTCCCGCGCAAGGAGCGGGCCCTGGCCACCGGCATCTTCAATTCCGGCTCCAACATCGGTGCGATCGTCGCGCCGATGATGGTCCCGGTGGTGGCCGCGACCTGGGGCTGGCAGGCGGCGTTCCTGGTCACCGGTGCGCTCAGCGCGGCCTGGCTGGTCGCCTGGCTGCTGATCTACCGCACGCCCGAAGATCAGCCCCGGCTCAGTGCCGGCGAACTGGCCTACATCCGCAGCGATCCGGCGGAACCGGCGGTGCGCGTGCCGTGGTCGCGCATCCTGCGTCATCGCCAGGCGTGGGCGTTCGTCGCCGCCAAGTTCATCACCGACCCGATCTGGTGGTTCTTCCTGTTCTGGCTGCCGAAGTTCCTGCACGCCGAGTACGGCCTGACCCTGCTCGGCCTGGGCCTGCCGCTGATCGTGATCTTCGTGATGGCCGACGTCGGCAGCATCTTCGGCGGCTGGCTCGCCGGACGCTTCATCCGGATGGGCTGGAGCGTCAACCGCGCGCGCAAGACCGCCATGGGCCTGTGCGGCCTGGCGGTGGTGCCGATCGTGTTCGCCGCGCAGGCCAACAACCTGTGGCTTGCGGTCGGCCTGATCGGCCTTGCGACGGCTGGCCACCAGGGCTGGTCGGCGAACGTGTTCACGCTGACCTCCGACATGTTCCCGCGCCGCGCGGTCGCTTCGGTGGTCGGCATCGGCGGCTTCGCCGGCGCGGTCGGCGGGATGATGATCGCCACCTTCACCGGCTTCCTGCTGCAGACCACCGGCAGCTACGTGCCGGTATTCCTGATGGCCGGCTCGGCCTATCTCATCGCACTGCTGGTCGTGCACCTGCTGGCGCCGCGCCTGGAACCGGCGCAGCTGGACGGCGCAGTCGCATGA
- the uxaC gene encoding glucuronate isomerase, translating into MSTTKALDLHPDRLFPAEAGARAIARRLYGQVAQLPIISPHGHTDPSWFAGNEAFANATELLLIPDHYVFRMLYSQGIELDALGIPRRDGSRSPVDPRAAWRLFASNFHLFRGTPSSMWLNHVFHEVFGLREGLDAGSADRYYDHITAALQQPAFRPRALFDRFRIELLATTESPLDPLQHHAAIRDSGWPGRVVTAYRPDPVVDPEHEEFAASLERLGEITGENVYTWDGYLRAHRQRRAAFAAMGATSTDHGHPTAATADLPADEARRLFEKVARGGSSAAEAELFRAQVLTEMATMSLDDGLVMQIHPGCFRNHNARLFERFGRDKGADMPMRTDYVNALKPLLDRFGNDPRLRVIVFTLDESTYARELAPLAGHYPALFLGPAWWFHDAPEGMWRFREQTLSSGGFYNTVGFNDDTRAFLSIPARHDVARRVDCAFLAKLVSEHRMDEDEAAELAVDLAYRLPKQAYKL; encoded by the coding sequence ATGAGCACCACCAAAGCACTGGACCTGCACCCGGATCGACTGTTCCCCGCCGAGGCCGGCGCACGCGCGATCGCGCGACGCCTCTATGGCCAGGTCGCGCAGCTGCCGATCATCAGCCCGCACGGCCACACCGATCCGTCGTGGTTTGCCGGCAACGAGGCGTTCGCCAACGCCACCGAGCTGCTGCTGATCCCGGACCACTACGTGTTCCGCATGCTCTACAGCCAGGGCATCGAGCTGGATGCGCTGGGCATCCCGCGCCGCGACGGTTCACGTTCGCCGGTCGATCCGCGCGCGGCCTGGCGCCTGTTCGCGTCCAATTTCCACCTGTTCCGCGGCACGCCGTCGTCGATGTGGCTCAACCATGTCTTCCACGAGGTGTTCGGCCTGCGCGAGGGCCTGGATGCCGGTAGCGCCGACCGCTACTACGACCACATCACCGCCGCGCTGCAGCAGCCGGCGTTCCGCCCGCGCGCGTTGTTCGACCGTTTCCGCATCGAGCTGCTGGCGACCACCGAATCCCCGCTCGACCCGCTGCAGCATCACGCCGCGATCCGCGACAGCGGCTGGCCGGGCCGCGTGGTCACGGCCTACCGTCCGGACCCGGTGGTCGACCCGGAGCACGAGGAGTTCGCCGCTTCGCTGGAGCGCTTGGGCGAGATCACCGGCGAGAACGTCTACACCTGGGACGGCTACCTGCGCGCACACCGTCAGCGTCGCGCCGCGTTCGCGGCGATGGGCGCCACTTCGACCGACCACGGCCACCCGACCGCCGCCACCGCCGACCTGCCTGCCGACGAAGCGCGCCGCCTGTTCGAGAAAGTCGCGCGCGGCGGTTCGAGCGCGGCCGAAGCCGAACTGTTCCGCGCCCAGGTCCTGACCGAGATGGCCACGATGAGCCTGGACGACGGCCTGGTGATGCAGATTCATCCGGGCTGCTTCCGCAACCACAATGCGCGCCTGTTCGAACGCTTCGGCCGCGACAAGGGCGCGGACATGCCGATGCGCACCGACTACGTCAACGCGCTCAAGCCGCTGCTCGACCGCTTCGGCAACGATCCGCGCCTGCGGGTGATCGTGTTCACCCTCGACGAAAGCACCTATGCGCGTGAACTGGCGCCGCTGGCCGGGCACTATCCGGCGCTGTTCCTCGGTCCGGCGTGGTGGTTCCATGACGCGCCCGAAGGCATGTGGCGCTTCCGCGAGCAGACCCTCAGCAGTGGCGGCTTCTACAACACCGTCGGCTTCAACGACGACACGCGTGCGTTCCTCTCGATCCCGGCGCGCCACGATGTCGCCCGTCGCGTCGACTGCGCCTTCCTTGCCAAGCTGGTCAGCGAGCACCGCATGGACGAGGACGAGGCAGCCGAGCTTGCCGTCGATCTCGCCTATCGCTTGCCCAAGCAGGCCTACAAGCTGTGA
- a CDS encoding TonB-dependent receptor, translating to MQIHIARTALSRALGIALLGLASSSALAQAQEQAQTQQATTQQESTQAQPTQVAQADTAAAPAQTPAGSQDAVNLDRVVATGFRKSLEYSTQAKRDAVNVTDTVFAEDMGKFPDLNIAESLNRIPGVQLTRDVNGEGLNVAIRGLGSSFTKTTLNGSSIATASIGLNAQNQNREVDLNLFPTEFFTQLSVSKTPLASQLEGGVSGVVDMRSARPFDNPGSHLTYQLQADYNETSEKYSPRGSVIGSWTNDDNTFGALVGLSSVQGKIGVEGFESVGWTNPGLTYTQCGLTPPAGTPATNQPAACNTGGGGNWRIPDTVPNTAGAGLTPGALIDRNFLLANNPGLSIDQISEALIPRLGRPVHMSGDRDRDAFVGSLEWRPSESAQFYLDTMYTQAHRTNERIDINLIGRNGNIIPLNMQVDSNNVVTSATFTNAQFFLEARPYIEDVKFWNVNPGGTFWFSDDLKLDFQANMSRSWLFRESPTVLVNTPFTTVEYSNNGGDIPTWTTPLDLNDPNAGWTWAGGRVNINNEKRVVETKGGRADLQFGEDKSNIRVGIAYDEASRRIQGFDNSAAWEDAACRGLNPDGSVPNPRPACVGGPLAGVPQPELASYLRPGPFGFVTVDFDRFKNDTNYYSLRDNAPESGSANTAATTGAIDEQNLGAYIEANGEADVWNRPLRINAGVRYVSTDQTTSGPVQTGTTRVWRTLKSNYDDMLPSMNLAWDAAENVVLRMSGSRTLTRPNPSDMLPNTNFSDPSAQQATQGNPDLQPYLSTNFDIGGEWYTGAEGFVGLTYFRKDIEGFTVLGTRTIPFADLGIPYEDLNPTQQAALNQRGGPTAATVQVQQQVNADGTLKIAGYEAIWVQPLDRWVEGLGFTANYTKVDQSSEGSGVPAVAVGVAPNLWNATAYWENDVAQIRLSYTWTDDIISSGANQNGIPTARLLTDSRGQLDLSASYTLANIRSEPQITLNVINITSEPLRTTFAYDNAAYEYYEPGYTVLLGVRGTF from the coding sequence GTGCAAATCCATATCGCAAGAACGGCCTTGTCGCGCGCCTTGGGCATTGCCCTGCTCGGCTTGGCCAGCAGTTCGGCGCTGGCACAGGCTCAAGAGCAGGCACAGACGCAGCAGGCAACGACCCAGCAGGAAAGCACGCAGGCGCAGCCGACCCAGGTCGCGCAGGCCGACACCGCGGCAGCACCGGCGCAGACGCCGGCCGGCTCGCAGGATGCGGTCAACCTCGACCGCGTGGTCGCGACCGGTTTCCGCAAGAGCCTTGAGTATTCGACCCAGGCCAAGCGCGACGCCGTCAACGTCACCGACACGGTGTTCGCCGAGGACATGGGCAAGTTCCCCGACCTCAACATCGCCGAATCGCTCAACCGCATTCCTGGCGTGCAGCTGACCCGCGACGTCAACGGCGAAGGCCTCAACGTCGCCATCCGCGGCCTCGGCAGCAGCTTCACCAAGACCACGCTCAACGGTTCCTCGATCGCGACGGCCTCCATCGGCCTCAACGCGCAGAACCAGAACCGCGAAGTCGACCTGAACCTGTTCCCGACCGAGTTCTTCACCCAGTTGTCGGTGAGCAAGACGCCGCTCGCCAGCCAGCTCGAAGGCGGCGTCTCGGGCGTGGTCGACATGCGCAGTGCGCGTCCGTTCGACAACCCCGGCTCGCACCTGACCTACCAGCTGCAGGCCGACTACAACGAGACCAGCGAGAAGTACAGCCCGCGCGGCTCGGTGATCGGCAGCTGGACCAATGACGACAACACCTTTGGTGCACTGGTCGGCCTGTCGTCGGTGCAGGGCAAGATCGGCGTTGAAGGTTTCGAGAGCGTCGGCTGGACCAACCCCGGCCTGACCTACACCCAGTGCGGCCTGACCCCGCCCGCCGGCACTCCTGCGACCAACCAGCCAGCGGCGTGCAACACCGGCGGCGGTGGCAACTGGCGCATCCCCGACACGGTCCCGAACACCGCCGGAGCGGGGCTGACCCCGGGCGCGCTGATCGACCGCAACTTCCTGCTCGCCAACAACCCGGGCCTGTCGATCGACCAGATCAGCGAAGCGCTGATCCCGCGCCTCGGCCGGCCGGTGCACATGTCCGGCGACCGCGACCGCGATGCCTTCGTCGGCTCGCTGGAATGGCGTCCGAGCGAAAGCGCGCAGTTCTACCTCGACACGATGTACACGCAGGCGCACCGCACCAACGAGCGCATCGACATCAACCTGATCGGGCGCAACGGCAACATCATCCCGTTGAACATGCAGGTCGACAGCAACAACGTCGTCACCAGCGCCACCTTCACCAACGCCCAGTTCTTCCTGGAAGCACGCCCGTACATCGAGGACGTGAAGTTCTGGAACGTCAATCCGGGCGGTACGTTCTGGTTCTCCGACGACCTGAAGCTCGACTTCCAGGCCAACATGAGCCGCAGCTGGCTGTTCCGCGAATCGCCGACGGTGCTGGTCAACACGCCGTTCACCACGGTCGAGTACAGCAACAACGGCGGCGACATCCCGACCTGGACCACGCCGCTGGATCTCAACGATCCCAATGCCGGTTGGACCTGGGCCGGTGGCCGCGTCAACATCAACAACGAGAAGCGCGTCGTCGAGACCAAGGGCGGCCGTGCCGACCTGCAGTTCGGCGAGGACAAGAGCAACATCCGCGTCGGCATCGCCTACGACGAGGCCTCGCGCCGCATCCAGGGCTTCGACAACAGCGCCGCCTGGGAAGACGCGGCGTGCCGCGGCCTGAACCCCGATGGCAGCGTGCCCAACCCGCGTCCGGCCTGCGTAGGCGGCCCGCTGGCGGGCGTTCCGCAGCCGGAGCTGGCGTCGTACCTGCGCCCGGGTCCGTTCGGTTTCGTCACCGTCGACTTCGACCGCTTCAAGAACGACACCAACTACTACAGCCTGCGTGACAACGCACCGGAGTCCGGTTCGGCCAACACGGCCGCGACCACGGGCGCGATCGATGAGCAGAACCTGGGTGCCTACATCGAGGCCAACGGCGAGGCCGATGTCTGGAACCGCCCGCTGCGCATCAACGCCGGTGTCCGCTATGTCAGCACCGACCAGACGACCAGCGGCCCCGTCCAGACCGGCACCACGCGCGTATGGCGCACGCTGAAGTCGAACTACGACGACATGCTGCCGTCGATGAACCTGGCCTGGGATGCGGCCGAGAACGTCGTCCTGCGCATGTCCGGTTCGCGCACGCTGACTCGCCCGAATCCGAGCGACATGCTGCCGAACACCAACTTCAGCGATCCGTCGGCGCAGCAGGCCACGCAGGGCAATCCGGACCTGCAGCCGTACCTGTCGACCAACTTCGACATCGGTGGCGAGTGGTACACCGGTGCAGAGGGCTTCGTCGGCCTGACCTACTTCCGCAAGGACATCGAGGGTTTCACCGTCCTGGGCACGCGCACGATTCCGTTCGCCGACCTGGGCATCCCCTACGAGGACCTGAACCCGACCCAGCAGGCCGCACTCAACCAGCGCGGTGGCCCGACGGCCGCCACGGTGCAGGTGCAGCAGCAGGTCAACGCCGACGGCACGCTGAAGATCGCCGGTTACGAAGCGATCTGGGTGCAGCCGCTGGATCGCTGGGTCGAAGGCCTGGGCTTCACCGCCAACTACACCAAGGTCGACCAGAGCTCGGAAGGCTCCGGTGTTCCGGCGGTCGCGGTCGGCGTGGCGCCCAACCTGTGGAATGCCACCGCCTATTGGGAAAATGACGTCGCCCAGATCCGCCTGTCCTACACCTGGACCGACGACATCATCTCTTCCGGCGCCAATCAGAACGGCATCCCGACTGCCCGCCTGCTGACCGACTCGCGCGGCCAGCTCGACCTGTCGGCCAGCTACACCCTGGCCAACATCCGCTCGGAGCCGCAGATCACGCTGAATGTCATCAACATCACCAGCGAACCGTTGCGCACCACGTTCGCCTACGACAACGCCGCCTACGAGTACTACGAGCCGGGTTACACCGTGCTGCTGGGTGTTCGCGGCACGTTCTGA
- the galB gene encoding beta-galactosidase GalB, with the protein MAAAPLLALLFASAHAAADDPSPRERVSINSGWRFHQGDPAGLTTRLDYDVRPKVTGNQDGKAADARPEEAEKLAAQADGVLKPWILPSGNAFIGDPARRHARPAGDPGSDVAFVQTNFDDRDWQPVTLPHDWAIAGPFLREGPYGGMGRLPSWGIGWYRRKLDIPASDRGRSVFLDVDGAMSYATVWLNGHLVGGWPYGYNSWRVNLTPYLRPGGDNQLAIRLDNPPDSARWYPGGGLYRNVWLTKVAPLHVAHWGTRVTTPQVSGEAATIRLDVVVDNDSARATEIEVATEIVALDDSGQRSGDVVARIAPMRTQLPARSSGSVTGSTTLAHPRLWGPPPTQRPNRYVAITTVSRGGRIVDRHETPFGIRSVRFDANQGLIVNGERIVIRGVNNHHDLGALGAAFNVRAAQRQLGIMRDMGANAVRMSHNPPAPELLELTDRMGLLVIDEVFDSWERRKTPLDFHLIFKDWSEPDLRSMLRRDRNHPSIIAWSVGNEVGEQYTGDEGAAIARRLHDIVREEDPTRPTTNAMNWAKPDMPLPAALDVIGLNYQGEGIRDTPEFEGTERIRTVPQYPAFHAKFPDKAIVSTETASALSSRGVYLFPVTKETSAPVRDGRGGDSKIRQVSAYELHAVDFGSSADKVFASLDRHPYVAGEFVWTGFDYLGEPTPYYDSRSSYSGIVDLAGFPKDRYYLYQARWRPDLPMVHVLPHWTWPGREGQVTPVHVFTSGDEAELFVNGKSQGRRKKGPYDYRLRWDDVVYQPGELRVQAYRNGKPWADASVRTAGAAAKLELQADRGDIRADGSDLSFVTVRVLDRDGRPVPNAASRIAFSVDGPAEIVATDNGDPTDMTAFPSHERNAFNGLALVIVRSRPGQAGAVTVRAMSAHLQDAQTTVQVR; encoded by the coding sequence GTGGCGGCTGCGCCGTTGCTCGCGCTGCTGTTCGCGTCTGCGCATGCGGCCGCTGACGACCCGTCGCCGCGCGAGCGCGTTTCGATCAACAGCGGCTGGCGGTTCCACCAGGGCGACCCTGCAGGCCTGACGACGCGCCTGGACTACGACGTGCGGCCGAAGGTGACGGGCAACCAGGACGGCAAGGCCGCCGATGCCCGTCCAGAGGAAGCCGAGAAGCTTGCTGCGCAGGCAGACGGCGTGCTCAAGCCGTGGATCCTGCCCAGTGGCAATGCCTTCATCGGCGACCCGGCACGTCGCCATGCCCGGCCCGCAGGTGATCCGGGCAGCGACGTCGCGTTCGTGCAGACGAACTTCGACGATCGCGACTGGCAGCCGGTCACCCTGCCGCACGACTGGGCGATCGCCGGGCCGTTCCTGCGCGAAGGCCCGTATGGCGGCATGGGCCGGCTGCCCAGCTGGGGAATCGGCTGGTACCGGCGCAAGCTCGACATCCCGGCGAGCGACCGCGGCCGCTCTGTCTTCCTCGATGTAGACGGCGCGATGTCGTACGCGACGGTGTGGCTCAACGGCCATCTCGTCGGTGGCTGGCCGTACGGATACAACTCATGGCGCGTGAACCTGACGCCGTACCTGCGGCCCGGTGGCGACAACCAGCTGGCGATCCGCCTCGACAACCCGCCCGACTCGGCGCGCTGGTATCCCGGTGGTGGCCTGTATCGCAATGTCTGGCTGACGAAAGTCGCTCCGCTGCACGTGGCGCACTGGGGCACGCGGGTGACCACGCCGCAGGTGTCTGGCGAGGCGGCGACGATCCGGCTGGACGTGGTGGTCGACAACGATTCCGCGCGTGCCACCGAGATCGAGGTCGCCACCGAGATCGTTGCGCTCGACGATTCCGGCCAGCGGTCCGGCGACGTGGTTGCCCGCATCGCGCCGATGCGCACGCAGCTGCCGGCGCGTTCCAGCGGGAGCGTCACCGGCTCGACCACCCTCGCCCACCCGCGGCTGTGGGGCCCACCGCCGACACAGCGCCCGAACCGCTATGTCGCCATCACCACGGTTTCGCGCGGCGGCCGCATCGTCGATCGCCACGAGACACCGTTCGGCATCCGTTCCGTCCGCTTCGACGCCAACCAGGGCCTGATCGTCAACGGCGAGCGCATCGTCATCCGCGGCGTCAACAACCACCACGACCTCGGTGCGCTGGGCGCCGCCTTCAACGTCCGCGCGGCGCAGCGCCAGCTCGGGATCATGCGCGACATGGGCGCCAACGCCGTGCGCATGAGCCACAACCCGCCGGCACCGGAGTTGCTCGAGCTGACCGATCGCATGGGGTTGCTGGTGATCGACGAGGTCTTCGATTCCTGGGAACGCAGGAAGACCCCGCTCGACTTCCACCTGATCTTCAAGGACTGGTCTGAGCCCGACCTGCGTTCGATGTTGCGACGCGACCGCAACCACCCGTCGATCATCGCCTGGAGCGTGGGCAACGAAGTCGGCGAGCAGTACACCGGCGACGAAGGCGCGGCGATTGCCAGGCGCCTGCACGACATCGTCCGCGAGGAAGATCCGACCCGGCCGACCACCAACGCCATGAACTGGGCCAAGCCGGACATGCCGCTGCCGGCCGCGCTCGACGTGATCGGCCTGAACTACCAGGGCGAAGGCATCCGCGACACGCCCGAGTTCGAAGGGACCGAGCGCATCCGCACCGTGCCGCAGTACCCCGCGTTCCATGCGAAGTTTCCGGACAAGGCCATCGTCAGCACCGAGACGGCATCGGCGCTGAGCAGCCGCGGCGTGTACCTGTTTCCGGTGACGAAGGAGACCAGCGCGCCAGTCCGCGACGGCCGCGGCGGTGATTCGAAGATCCGCCAGGTCAGCGCGTACGAACTGCATGCCGTCGATTTCGGCTCCAGCGCCGACAAGGTGTTCGCCTCGCTCGACCGCCATCCGTATGTCGCCGGCGAGTTCGTCTGGACCGGGTTCGACTACCTGGGCGAGCCCACGCCCTACTACGACTCGCGCAGCTCCTACTCCGGCATCGTCGACCTGGCCGGCTTCCCGAAGGACCGCTACTACCTGTACCAGGCGCGCTGGCGGCCGGACCTGCCGATGGTGCACGTGCTGCCGCACTGGACCTGGCCGGGGCGCGAGGGCCAGGTCACTCCGGTGCATGTGTTCACCTCCGGCGACGAGGCGGAGCTGTTCGTCAACGGCAAGTCGCAGGGCCGCAGGAAGAAGGGCCCGTACGACTACCGGCTGCGCTGGGACGACGTGGTGTACCAGCCCGGCGAGCTGCGCGTGCAGGCCTACCGCAACGGCAAGCCATGGGCGGACGCGAGCGTTCGCACTGCGGGCGCGGCGGCAAAGCTTGAACTGCAGGCGGATCGCGGCGACATCCGCGCCGACGGCAGCGATCTGTCGTTCGTGACCGTGCGCGTGCTTGACCGCGACGGGCGCCCGGTGCCCAATGCGGCCTCGCGCATCGCGTTCAGCGTGGATGGCCCGGCCGAAATCGTCGCCACCGACAACGGAGATCCCACCGACATGACAGCGTTCCCGTCGCACGAGCGCAACGCGTTCAACGGCCTTGCACTGGTGATCGTGCGCAGCAGGCCGGGCCAGGCCGGCGCGGTGACCGTGCGGGCGATGTCTGCACATTTGCAGGACGCGCAAACCACGGTGCAGGTGCGCTGA